Proteins from a genomic interval of Ramlibacter algicola:
- a CDS encoding phosphoribosyltransferase yields MLTEDGKHLYVSYDEYHNLIEKLAIKVHQSGWKFDTILCLARGGMRPGDMLSRIFDKPLAIMSTSSYRAEAGKVQGHLDIARYITTPKGEIAGKVLLVDDLADSGVTLHKVVDMLRNNYAPITELRTAVIWTKGLSTFQADYSVEFLPTNPWIHQPFESYDAMGPEKLLEKWKV; encoded by the coding sequence ATGCTGACGGAAGACGGCAAGCACCTGTACGTGAGCTACGACGAGTACCACAACCTGATCGAGAAGCTCGCGATCAAGGTGCACCAGTCGGGCTGGAAGTTCGACACCATCCTGTGCCTCGCGCGCGGCGGCATGCGCCCCGGGGACATGCTCTCGCGCATCTTCGACAAGCCGCTGGCCATCATGTCCACCAGTTCGTACCGCGCCGAGGCCGGCAAGGTGCAGGGCCACCTGGACATCGCCCGCTACATCACCACGCCCAAGGGCGAGATCGCGGGCAAGGTGCTGCTGGTCGACGACCTCGCCGACTCCGGCGTCACGCTGCACAAGGTGGTCGACATGCTGCGCAACAACTACGCGCCGATCACCGAGCTGCGCACCGCGGTGATCTGGACCAAGGGCCTGTCGACGTTCCAGGCCGACTACTCGGTGGAATTCCTGCCGACGAATCCCTGGATCCACCAGCCTTTCGAGAGCTACGACGCGATGGGTCCCGAGAAGCTCCTCGAGAAGTGGAAAGTCTGA
- a CDS encoding cystathionine beta-lyase translates to MTGRSTDLIHHPYEPPAGFAAPQVAVHKASTVIFPSVAALRARDWRQKTGYTYGLHGTPTTFQLEERLAALEGGKHCLLVPSGLASITHVCLALLGTGDEVLVPDNVYGPTKAFAEGDLARFGITHQRYDPMDPRDLAERLSPRTRLMWIEPPGSVTMEFPPAQQLARLCRDRGVLVALDNTWGAGLAFNGFEAGADVVVQALTKYPSGGGDVLMGSIVTRDDALHERLKLAHMRLGWGVGGNDAEAVLRSLPSLQLRYKAQDHAARILAHWLHGRPEVAQVLHPALEGSPGHEHWKALCGDRGQAAGLFSIVLHERFAPGQVDRFCEALRLFKLGYSWGGPVSLVVPYDIASMRRPGSWPHRGVLVRFSVGLEDPADLHADLDQALRQLQ, encoded by the coding sequence ATGACCGGGCGTTCCACCGACCTCATTCACCACCCCTACGAGCCGCCCGCCGGCTTCGCCGCACCGCAGGTCGCGGTGCACAAGGCGTCGACGGTGATCTTCCCCAGCGTCGCGGCGCTGCGCGCGCGCGACTGGCGGCAGAAGACCGGCTACACCTACGGGCTGCACGGCACGCCCACCACCTTCCAGCTGGAGGAGCGCCTCGCGGCGCTGGAAGGCGGCAAGCATTGCCTGCTGGTCCCGAGCGGCCTGGCGTCCATCACGCACGTGTGCCTTGCGTTGCTGGGGACCGGTGACGAAGTGCTGGTCCCCGACAACGTGTACGGGCCGACCAAGGCGTTCGCCGAGGGCGACCTGGCGCGCTTCGGCATCACGCACCAGCGCTACGACCCGATGGACCCGCGGGATCTGGCGGAGCGCCTGTCGCCCAGGACCAGGCTGATGTGGATCGAGCCGCCCGGCTCCGTGACGATGGAGTTCCCGCCCGCGCAGCAACTGGCGCGCCTGTGCCGCGACCGCGGCGTGCTGGTCGCGCTGGACAACACCTGGGGCGCCGGCCTGGCGTTCAACGGCTTCGAGGCCGGCGCCGACGTCGTCGTGCAGGCGCTGACCAAGTACCCCAGCGGCGGCGGCGACGTGCTGATGGGAAGCATCGTCACGCGCGACGACGCGCTGCACGAGCGCCTGAAGCTCGCCCACATGCGCCTGGGCTGGGGCGTGGGCGGCAACGACGCCGAGGCCGTGCTGCGCTCGCTGCCCAGCCTGCAGCTGCGCTACAAGGCGCAGGACCACGCGGCGCGCATCCTCGCGCACTGGCTGCACGGGCGGCCCGAGGTGGCGCAAGTGCTGCATCCCGCGCTCGAAGGGTCACCGGGCCACGAGCACTGGAAAGCGCTGTGCGGCGACCGTGGCCAGGCTGCCGGCCTGTTCTCGATCGTGCTGCACGAGCGCTTCGCCCCGGGGCAGGTCGACCGCTTCTGCGAGGCGCTGCGCCTGTTCAAGCTGGGTTACTCGTGGGGCGGCCCGGTGAGCCTCGTCGTGCCGTACGACATCGCGTCGATGCGGCGCCCGGGCAGTTGGCCGCACCGGGGCGTGCTGGTGCGCTTCTCGGTCGGCCTGGAAGACCCTGCCGACCTGCACGCCGATCTGGACCAGGCGCTCAGGCAGCTGCAGTAG
- the mnmH gene encoding tRNA 2-selenouridine(34) synthase MnmH, producing MSVRRIPAAEAVERLRDFSAVIDARSESEYAEDHLPGAVNWPSLDDEERARIGTIYKQVSPFEARKLGAGLVTANIARHIAREVVDKPREWQPLVYCWRGGKRSGVLADLLDQIGFRVSVVDGGYKAFRTALLASLPDLTRSLRYRVVCGLTGSGKTRLLQALAAAGAQVLDLEALAAHRGSVLGLRPGDKQPTQKHFDTLVWEKLRTFDPSRPVYVESESKKVGNVAVPEALILAMRASPCIRLDLPIEQRVALLIEDYDWFVQDPEHFCSRLEALRELRGHAVVEQWQAQARAGQFAQVFRELLERHYDPGYSTSIRRNFREYGGAQVLVPRDHSAGAMAEAAAQLLAREPAAPTAAA from the coding sequence TTGAGCGTGCGGCGCATCCCGGCGGCCGAGGCGGTCGAGCGGCTGCGCGACTTCAGCGCGGTCATCGACGCGCGCAGCGAGTCCGAGTACGCCGAGGACCACCTGCCCGGCGCGGTGAACTGGCCCTCGCTCGACGACGAGGAGCGCGCGCGCATCGGCACGATCTACAAGCAGGTGTCGCCGTTCGAGGCGCGCAAGCTCGGCGCCGGCCTGGTGACCGCGAACATCGCGCGCCACATCGCCCGCGAGGTCGTCGACAAGCCGCGCGAGTGGCAGCCGCTCGTGTACTGCTGGCGCGGCGGCAAGCGCTCGGGCGTGCTCGCCGACCTGCTGGACCAGATCGGCTTCCGCGTCTCGGTGGTCGACGGTGGCTACAAGGCCTTCCGCACAGCCTTGCTGGCGAGCCTGCCGGACCTCACGCGCTCGCTGCGCTATCGCGTGGTGTGCGGCCTCACGGGCTCAGGCAAGACGCGCCTGCTGCAGGCGCTGGCCGCCGCGGGCGCGCAGGTGCTGGACCTGGAGGCCCTGGCCGCGCACCGCGGTTCCGTGCTGGGCCTGCGGCCGGGCGACAAGCAGCCGACGCAGAAGCACTTCGACACGCTGGTGTGGGAGAAGCTGCGCACGTTCGATCCTTCGCGGCCGGTCTACGTCGAGAGCGAGAGCAAGAAGGTCGGCAACGTCGCCGTGCCCGAGGCGCTGATCCTGGCCATGCGCGCCAGCCCGTGCATCCGCCTGGACCTGCCGATCGAGCAACGCGTCGCGCTGCTGATCGAGGACTACGACTGGTTCGTGCAGGACCCCGAGCACTTCTGCAGCCGCCTCGAGGCGCTGCGCGAACTGCGCGGGCATGCGGTGGTCGAGCAGTGGCAGGCGCAGGCCCGTGCGGGCCAGTTCGCCCAAGTGTTCCGGGAGCTCCTGGAGCGTCACTACGACCCCGGCTACAGCACGTCGATCCGGCGCAATTTCCGGGAGTACGGCGGTGCCCAGGTCCTGGTGCCGCGCGACCATTCGGCCGGGGCGATGGCCGAGGCGGCGGCCCAGCTGCTGGCGCGGGAGCCGGCCGCGCCTACTGCAGCTGCCTGA
- a CDS encoding arylesterase: MAGCAGAWAAAPATVLVVGDSLSAEYGLRRGTGWVPLLQQRLQQLKADVTVVNASISGDTTSGGRSRLPALLAQHKPTHVVLELGANDALRGLPLDMTRANLVAMTLVAQKAGARVLLLGIQLPPNYGPAYGERFSAMYEQIAKAHRAEAVPFFLRGVGDAPDAERWFQPDRIHPNEQAQPRLLDNVWPPLARLLGVKGKP, translated from the coding sequence ATGGCCGGCTGCGCGGGGGCTTGGGCCGCGGCGCCGGCCACCGTGCTGGTGGTCGGCGACTCGCTGAGCGCCGAGTATGGCCTGCGCCGCGGCACCGGCTGGGTGCCCCTGCTGCAGCAGCGCCTGCAGCAGCTCAAGGCCGACGTGACGGTGGTCAACGCCAGCATCAGCGGCGACACCACCTCCGGCGGCCGCTCGCGCCTGCCGGCCCTGCTGGCGCAGCACAAGCCGACCCATGTGGTGCTCGAGCTGGGCGCCAACGACGCGCTGCGCGGCCTGCCGCTGGACATGACCCGCGCCAACCTCGTCGCGATGACCCTGGTGGCGCAGAAGGCCGGCGCCCGGGTACTGCTGCTGGGCATCCAGCTGCCGCCCAACTACGGTCCGGCCTACGGCGAGCGTTTCTCCGCCATGTACGAGCAGATCGCCAAGGCGCACAGGGCCGAGGCGGTGCCGTTCTTCCTGCGTGGCGTGGGCGACGCGCCCGACGCCGAGCGCTGGTTCCAGCCGGACCGCATCCATCCCAACGAGCAGGCGCAGCCCCGGCTGCTGGACAACGTCTGGCCGCCGCTCGCGCGCCTGCTGGGCGTGAAGGGCAAGCCTTGA
- a CDS encoding ABC transporter ATP-binding protein: MPDPIIAVDHVSKSVTDSTGTLDILRDLVFALAARETAAIVGASGSGKSTLLSIIAGLDTPTSGTVRLDGQDLFALDEDDRAALRARKVGFVFQSFQLMGNLTALENVMLPLELAGRRDARKAAGEMLARVGLGQRLGHYPKVLSGGEQQRVALARAFVVEPAVLLADEPTGSLDFATGETVMDLMFELNRERGTTLVLVTHDRAIAARCERRITIEAGRIVP, from the coding sequence ATGCCCGATCCCATCATCGCCGTCGACCACGTGTCCAAGTCCGTGACCGACTCCACCGGCACCCTCGACATTCTCCGCGATCTGGTTTTCGCCCTCGCCGCCCGTGAGACGGCCGCGATCGTGGGCGCGTCCGGGTCGGGCAAGAGCACGCTGCTGTCGATCATCGCCGGGCTGGACACGCCCACCAGCGGCACCGTGCGGCTCGACGGGCAGGACCTGTTCGCGCTGGACGAGGACGACCGCGCCGCGCTGCGGGCCCGCAAGGTCGGCTTCGTGTTCCAGAGCTTCCAGCTGATGGGCAACCTGACGGCACTGGAGAACGTGATGCTGCCGCTCGAGCTGGCGGGCAGGCGCGACGCCCGCAAGGCCGCCGGCGAGATGCTGGCCCGTGTCGGCCTGGGCCAGCGGCTGGGCCATTATCCTAAGGTGCTGTCCGGCGGCGAGCAGCAGCGCGTGGCGCTCGCCCGCGCGTTCGTGGTCGAGCCGGCGGTGCTGCTGGCCGACGAGCCGACCGGCAGCCTCGACTTCGCGACCGGCGAGACCGTGATGGACCTGATGTTCGAGCTCAATCGCGAACGCGGCACCACCCTGGTCCTGGTCACCCACGACCGCGCCATCGCCGCCCGCTGCGAACGCCGCATCACGATCGAGGCGGGGCGGATCGTTCCTTGA
- the rlmB gene encoding 23S rRNA (guanosine(2251)-2'-O)-methyltransferase RlmB gives MSSKVLFGFHAVGVRLKTAPQSVIEVYYEATRRDARMRQFLERAKEANVRLIEADALRIAKLAGTHGHQGVAARVEPVQQARSLDDLLDAVEGPPLLLVLDGVTDPHNLGACLRVADGAGAHAVIAPKDHAVGLNATVAKVASGAAETVPYFMVTNLARTLGELKERNIWCIGTSDDAPRTLFQADLKAPVALVLGAEGAGMRQLTRKTCDELVSIPMRGAVESLNVSVASGICLYEALRQRS, from the coding sequence ATGTCCTCCAAAGTCCTCTTCGGCTTCCACGCCGTCGGCGTGCGCCTGAAGACGGCGCCGCAGTCCGTCATCGAGGTCTATTACGAAGCCACCCGGCGCGACGCGCGCATGCGGCAGTTCCTCGAGCGCGCGAAGGAAGCCAACGTGCGCCTGATCGAGGCCGACGCGCTGCGCATCGCCAAGCTCGCGGGCACGCACGGCCACCAGGGCGTGGCGGCGCGGGTGGAGCCGGTGCAGCAGGCGCGCTCGCTCGACGACCTGCTCGATGCGGTTGAAGGCCCGCCGCTGCTGCTGGTGCTCGACGGCGTGACCGATCCGCACAACCTCGGCGCCTGCCTGCGCGTGGCTGACGGTGCCGGCGCGCATGCGGTCATCGCGCCCAAGGACCACGCCGTCGGCCTCAACGCCACCGTGGCCAAGGTCGCCAGCGGCGCGGCCGAGACCGTGCCGTACTTCATGGTCACCAACCTCGCGCGGACGCTGGGCGAACTGAAGGAACGCAACATCTGGTGCATCGGCACCAGCGACGACGCGCCGCGCACGCTGTTCCAGGCCGACCTGAAGGCGCCCGTCGCGCTGGTGCTCGGCGCCGAGGGGGCGGGCATGCGCCAGCTCACGCGAAAGACCTGCGACGAACTCGTCTCCATCCCCATGCGCGGCGCGGTCGAGAGCCTCAACGTGTCGGTGGCCAGCGGCATCTGCCTGTACGAGGCGCTGCGGCAGCGGTCGTGA
- a CDS encoding NAD-dependent protein deacylase, with product MSVGAVRGWVQAARRILVLSGAGMSAESGVPTFRDAQTGLWANFRPEDLATEDAFRRNPQQVWDWYAMRREAIAQVQPNAGHLAIARFQQAHPGRLTVATQNVDGLHQRAGSPGVLALHGNIAEDRWLETPRSCCRSDPPLPGHPPRCATCGNLRRPAVVWFGEMLPVAVLAAAEHAAREADVVLVVGTSGVVYPAAGLARMAPAQARVVVINPHASDLDDAAREVLRGTAATVLPALLD from the coding sequence GTGAGCGTCGGCGCGGTCCGCGGCTGGGTGCAGGCCGCTCGCCGCATCCTGGTGCTATCCGGCGCCGGCATGAGCGCCGAGTCCGGCGTGCCGACCTTCCGCGACGCGCAGACCGGCCTGTGGGCCAACTTCCGTCCCGAGGACCTCGCCACCGAGGACGCCTTCCGGCGCAATCCGCAGCAGGTGTGGGACTGGTACGCGATGCGTCGCGAAGCGATCGCGCAGGTGCAACCCAACGCGGGCCACCTGGCGATCGCCCGGTTCCAGCAGGCGCATCCCGGCCGGCTCACGGTGGCCACGCAGAACGTGGACGGCCTGCACCAGCGCGCGGGCAGCCCGGGCGTGCTGGCCTTGCACGGCAACATCGCTGAAGACCGCTGGCTCGAGACGCCGCGTTCGTGCTGCCGCAGCGATCCGCCGCTGCCCGGGCACCCGCCGCGCTGTGCCACCTGCGGCAACCTGCGCCGCCCGGCGGTCGTGTGGTTCGGCGAGATGCTGCCGGTCGCGGTCCTCGCGGCCGCGGAACACGCGGCGCGCGAAGCCGACGTGGTCCTCGTCGTGGGCACCAGCGGCGTCGTGTATCCCGCGGCAGGGCTGGCGCGCATGGCGCCTGCGCAGGCGCGAGTCGTGGTGATCAACCCCCATGCCAGCGACCTCGACGACGCCGCGCGCGAAGTGCTGCGCGGCACGGCCGCGACGGTGCTGCCTGCGCTGCTGGACTAG
- a CDS encoding chromate transporter, which produces MSAADWLSLFAHYLLLSLLSIGGAITTAPDMHRYLVDEQHWLTDPQFSASVAIAQAAPGPNVLFVALMGWNVGLNAGGYLTAALGVLLALSGILLPSTTLTYFAAQWGHRNRDLRGVRAFKQGMAPIVIALLVATGWVLATGATYNLHDWPLWALTAASAVIVWRTRIHLLWLLGAGALLGWFGLV; this is translated from the coding sequence ATGTCCGCCGCCGACTGGCTGTCGCTGTTCGCGCACTACCTGCTGCTGTCGCTGCTGTCCATCGGCGGCGCGATCACCACCGCGCCCGACATGCACCGCTACCTGGTCGACGAGCAGCACTGGCTGACCGACCCGCAGTTCAGCGCGTCCGTCGCCATCGCGCAGGCGGCGCCGGGCCCCAACGTGCTGTTCGTCGCGCTGATGGGATGGAACGTGGGCCTCAACGCGGGCGGCTACCTGACCGCGGCGCTCGGCGTGCTGCTGGCGCTGTCCGGCATCCTGCTGCCCAGCACCACCCTCACCTACTTCGCCGCGCAATGGGGCCACCGCAACCGCGACCTGCGCGGCGTGCGCGCGTTCAAGCAAGGCATGGCGCCGATCGTCATCGCGCTGCTGGTCGCCACCGGCTGGGTGCTGGCGACAGGCGCCACCTACAACCTGCACGACTGGCCCTTGTGGGCCCTCACCGCCGCCAGCGCGGTGATCGTCTGGCGCACGCGCATCCACCTGCTGTGGCTGTTGGGCGCAGGCGCCCTGCTCGGCTGGTTCGGCCTCGTCTAG
- a CDS encoding chromate transporter, whose translation MTPPPEAAPDRSQPRSLADLYISFTLLALQGFGGVLAVVQRELVERKRWMTREEFVEEWAVAQIMPGPNVVNLSMMIGSRYFGLPGAMAALAGMLSAPLVVVLLLGFTYTSFAGVPQLAGALRGMGAVAAGLITATGLKLLPAMRSHPLGPVACLLLAAATFAGVALLRLPLAWVLLVLGTIACWLTWHRLGGARP comes from the coding sequence ATGACGCCCCCGCCCGAAGCGGCCCCAGACCGCTCGCAACCCCGCTCCCTCGCCGACCTCTACATCTCCTTCACGCTGCTGGCCTTGCAGGGGTTCGGTGGCGTGCTGGCCGTCGTGCAGCGCGAACTGGTCGAGCGCAAGCGCTGGATGACGCGCGAGGAGTTCGTCGAGGAATGGGCGGTCGCGCAGATCATGCCGGGCCCGAACGTCGTCAACCTCTCGATGATGATCGGCAGCCGCTACTTCGGCCTGCCCGGCGCGATGGCGGCGCTGGCCGGCATGCTGTCCGCGCCGCTGGTCGTCGTGCTCCTGCTCGGCTTCACCTACACGTCCTTCGCCGGCGTGCCGCAACTGGCCGGCGCGCTGCGCGGCATGGGCGCGGTCGCGGCCGGCCTGATCACGGCCACCGGCCTCAAGCTGCTGCCCGCGATGCGCTCGCACCCGCTCGGTCCTGTCGCCTGCCTGTTGCTGGCGGCGGCCACCTTCGCCGGCGTCGCGCTGCTGCGCCTGCCGCTCGCGTGGGTACTGCTGGTACTCGGCACCATCGCCTGCTGGCTCACGTGGCACCGGCTCGGGGGCGCACGCCCGTGA
- a CDS encoding bifunctional helix-turn-helix transcriptional regulator/GNAT family N-acetyltransferase: MTTDVTARHVEALRAFNRFWTRRIGVLDPYLDGELSLTEVRLLYELAHRDQPTATELGRDLGLDAGHLSRLLRRFIERGWLERVPSPADARQNLLRLTKQGHAAFAPMEQRSRDDAAAVLAPLDAPARDRLLGALAHVQRALGGESAAPARTVVLRDPRPGDLGWVVQQHGELYAAEYGYTSEFEALVADVAAKYLRDFDPQWEKGWIAELDGERVGAVFVVRKSATVAQLRLLILGPAARGLGLGKRLVDECIAFARAKGYRKMVLWTNGQLEAARAIYTSRGFVRTSTEAMHAYGHDLTAETWELRF, encoded by the coding sequence ATGACCACGGACGTCACCGCACGCCACGTCGAAGCGCTGCGCGCCTTCAACCGCTTCTGGACGCGCCGCATCGGCGTGCTCGATCCCTACCTCGACGGCGAGTTGTCGCTGACGGAGGTGCGGCTGCTGTACGAGCTGGCGCATCGCGACCAGCCGACGGCAACGGAGCTTGGGCGCGACCTGGGCCTGGACGCCGGGCACCTGAGCCGGCTGCTGCGCCGGTTCATCGAGCGCGGCTGGCTCGAACGCGTGCCGTCACCGGCTGACGCGCGGCAGAACCTGCTGCGGCTCACGAAGCAGGGACACGCCGCCTTCGCGCCGATGGAGCAGCGCTCGCGCGACGACGCGGCCGCCGTGCTGGCGCCGCTCGATGCGCCGGCGCGCGATCGCCTGCTCGGCGCGCTGGCCCACGTGCAGCGCGCGCTCGGCGGCGAATCGGCGGCGCCGGCGCGGACCGTCGTCCTGCGCGATCCGCGGCCGGGCGACCTGGGCTGGGTCGTGCAGCAGCACGGCGAGCTGTACGCGGCCGAGTACGGCTACACGTCGGAGTTCGAAGCGCTCGTCGCGGACGTGGCCGCGAAGTACCTGCGCGATTTCGACCCGCAGTGGGAGAAAGGCTGGATCGCGGAACTGGACGGCGAGCGCGTCGGGGCGGTGTTCGTCGTGCGCAAGTCGGCGACGGTGGCCCAGTTGCGGCTGCTCATCCTCGGACCAGCCGCGCGGGGGCTTGGGCTGGGCAAGCGCCTGGTCGACGAGTGCATCGCGTTCGCGCGGGCCAAGGGCTACCGCAAGATGGTGCTGTGGACCAACGGCCAGTTGGAGGCGGCGCGGGCCATCTACACGTCGCGCGGCTTCGTGCGCACCTCCACGGAAGCGATGCACGCGTATGGCCACGACCTGACCGCGGAGACCTGGGAGCTGCGGTTCTGA
- a CDS encoding AAA family ATPase has product MSDISVGSPKLEFDKEEQPSDGSLWLSIKKGAARLQDWFVIQSIAVKLLVIAIALLIPATGIYSMVLAKRQAAVAEQVRSMAGAEGIAAFNDKLPVEFGTGSLLAFLQNKPVERITVIYKPLMWNVSERVVLVESVGKQYAYYPSDIETKIFADKAVQAPWSGKLSFVPRQDLTPANLQLLEKLDQGFSGARPQSEKDAWKAGVSGVLSAALTLGLLGFLAFQLKGQFKSLKFIEPATVNGSLEDLVGMDDIKSEVAQIKDQYMRRAEYAEYGINKPFNVMFSGPAGTGKTKLASYLAKELNLPILFHSAVNLETGYVGGGAGTLSRIVAMAKRRKRCIVFLDEAQDLFMKRGGHRKFDDDTQNMLLAVLDGVRTKTDAEIIWIVASNFNSEQMQMDEAMLRRFQMKVDFRLPNREERDSIIRHYLSQRAEKVLPDLDLRHLVEITEGRSPADLETIVNQAGITAVQAGLMIGADTLMQAAERVMVGNVNTNTTKERERDRRIIAIHEWGHFLVDFENERRKANGNWEGILAEMKTIKISLKANPRNNALGFVFHKQGSNLLKTKSDIEHDVRVLLGGMANEELFFGEEGTTNGAHNDITRVTKLLHHAVGEMGMYRKTRLNFGALANEAQGGKSLDEETRSIMEAQSERLYGETKATLSRLKPLTEHLAGKLMDKGEMSLREALGEIRSFEAACYTFNSKVGLAA; this is encoded by the coding sequence ATGTCTGATATCTCCGTCGGTTCCCCGAAGCTCGAGTTCGACAAGGAAGAGCAGCCCAGCGACGGCAGCCTCTGGCTGTCGATCAAGAAGGGCGCCGCCCGCCTGCAGGACTGGTTCGTGATCCAGAGCATCGCCGTCAAGCTGCTCGTGATCGCCATCGCCCTGCTCATCCCCGCCACCGGCATCTATTCCATGGTGCTGGCGAAGCGCCAGGCGGCCGTCGCCGAACAGGTGCGCAGCATGGCCGGCGCCGAAGGCATCGCCGCCTTCAACGACAAACTCCCGGTCGAGTTCGGCACCGGTTCGCTGCTGGCTTTCCTGCAGAACAAGCCGGTCGAGCGCATCACCGTGATCTACAAGCCGCTGATGTGGAACGTCAGCGAACGCGTCGTGCTGGTCGAGTCGGTCGGCAAGCAGTATGCGTACTACCCCTCGGACATCGAGACCAAGATCTTCGCGGACAAGGCCGTGCAGGCCCCGTGGAGCGGCAAGCTCTCGTTCGTCCCGCGCCAGGACCTCACGCCGGCCAACCTGCAGCTGCTCGAGAAGCTCGACCAGGGCTTCTCCGGCGCCCGCCCGCAGTCCGAGAAGGACGCGTGGAAGGCCGGCGTGTCCGGCGTGCTGTCGGCCGCGCTGACGCTGGGCCTGCTGGGCTTCCTGGCCTTCCAGCTGAAGGGCCAGTTCAAGTCGCTCAAGTTCATCGAGCCGGCGACCGTCAACGGCTCGCTCGAGGACCTGGTCGGCATGGACGACATCAAGTCCGAGGTCGCGCAGATCAAGGACCAGTACATGCGGCGCGCCGAGTACGCGGAGTACGGCATCAACAAGCCGTTCAACGTCATGTTCAGCGGCCCCGCGGGCACCGGCAAGACCAAGCTCGCCAGCTACCTGGCCAAGGAGCTGAACCTGCCGATCCTGTTCCACTCCGCCGTGAACCTGGAGACGGGCTACGTCGGTGGCGGCGCCGGCACGCTGTCGCGCATCGTCGCGATGGCCAAGCGCCGCAAGCGCTGCATCGTGTTCCTGGACGAGGCGCAGGACCTGTTCATGAAGCGCGGCGGCCACCGCAAGTTCGACGACGACACGCAGAACATGCTGCTGGCGGTGCTCGACGGCGTGCGCACCAAGACCGACGCCGAGATCATCTGGATCGTCGCGTCCAACTTCAACAGCGAGCAGATGCAGATGGACGAAGCCATGCTGCGCCGCTTCCAGATGAAGGTGGACTTCCGCCTGCCCAACCGCGAGGAGCGCGACTCCATCATCCGCCACTACCTGTCGCAGCGCGCGGAGAAGGTGCTGCCCGACCTGGACCTGCGCCACCTGGTGGAGATCACCGAAGGCCGCAGCCCGGCGGACCTGGAGACCATCGTCAACCAGGCCGGCATCACCGCCGTGCAGGCGGGCCTGATGATCGGCGCCGACACGCTGATGCAGGCCGCCGAGCGCGTGATGGTGGGCAACGTCAACACCAACACCACCAAGGAGCGCGAGCGCGACCGCCGCATCATCGCGATCCACGAGTGGGGCCACTTCCTGGTGGACTTCGAGAACGAGCGCCGCAAGGCCAACGGCAACTGGGAAGGCATCCTGGCCGAGATGAAGACCATCAAGATCTCGCTCAAGGCCAACCCGCGCAACAACGCGCTCGGCTTCGTGTTCCACAAGCAGGGCTCCAACCTGCTCAAGACCAAGTCGGACATCGAGCACGACGTGCGCGTGCTGCTGGGCGGCATGGCCAACGAGGAGCTGTTCTTCGGCGAGGAAGGCACCACCAACGGCGCGCACAACGACATCACGCGCGTCACCAAGCTGCTGCACCACGCCGTCGGCGAGATGGGCATGTACCGGAAGACGCGCCTGAACTTCGGCGCGCTGGCCAACGAGGCCCAGGGCGGCAAGTCGCTCGACGAGGAAACGCGCTCCATCATGGAAGCGCAGAGCGAGCGCCTCTACGGCGAGACCAAGGCCACGCTGTCGCGCCTGAAGCCGCTGACCGAGCACCTGGCCGGCAAGCTGATGGACAAGGGCGAGATGAGCCTGCGCGAGGCGCTGGGCGAGATCCGCAGCTTCGAGGCGGCCTGCTACACCTTCAACAGCAAGGTGGGCCTCGCGGCCTGA